A genomic stretch from Budorcas taxicolor isolate Tak-1 chromosome 15, Takin1.1, whole genome shotgun sequence includes:
- the LOC128060527 gene encoding olfactory receptor 52A5-like, with translation MLGPNGSVFMPSVLTLIGIPGLESVQCWIGIPFCVMYLMAVVGNTLILVIIKYENSLHSPMYIFLAMLGATDIALSTCILPKMLGIFWFHLIEISFEACLLQMWLLHSFQGIESGVLLAMALDRYVAICNPLRHASIFSQKLLTHIGVGVTLRAAILGAPCLVLIKYRLKFYRTTVVSHSYCEHMAIVKLAIEDTRINKIYGLFVAFTILGFDISFITLSYIQIFVTVFQLPQKEARLKAFNTCIAHICVFLQFYLLGFFSFFTHRFGSHIPPYVHILLSNLYLLVPPFLNPIVYGVKTKQIRDHVLTIFVCSKRFNH, from the coding sequence ATGCTGGGACCCAATGGCTCAGTCTTCATGCCCTCTGTATTAACACTCATCGGGATTCCTGGCCTGGAGTCAGTGCAATGCTGGATCGGGATTCCATTCTGTGTCATGTACCTTATGGCAGTAGTTGGGAATACTCTAATTTTGGTGATAATCAAATATGAAAACAGCCTCCATAGTCCTATGTACATTTTTCTCGCTATGTTGGGGGCCACAGACATTGCACTTAGCACTTGTATTCTCCCCAAAATGTTAGGCATCTTCTGGTTTCATTTGATAGAGATTTCTTTTGAAGCCTGTCTTCTACAAATGTGGCTTCTTCACTCATTCCAGGGAATTGAATCCGGTGTCCTATTGGCGATGGCCCTAgatcgctatgtggccatctgtaatCCCTTGAGACATGCCAGCATCTTCTCTCAAAAACTCTTGACTCACATTGGGGTTGGGGTGACACTAAGGGCTGCCATACTTGGTGCACCATGCCTGGTACTAATCAAATATCGTCTCAAATTCTACCGAACCACAGTCGTCTCCCACTCTTACTGTGAGCACATGGCCATTGTGAAGCTGGCTATTGAAGATACACGGATCAACAAGATCTATGGTCTATTTGTTGCCTTCACTATCTTAGGATTTGACATCAGCTTTATCACCTTGTCCTACATTCAGATCTTTGTCACCGTCTTTCAACTGCCCCAGAAGGAGGCAAGATTGAAAGCCTTTAATACATGCATCGCTCATATTTGTGTCTTCCTGCAGTTCTACCTCCTtggcttcttctctttcttcacacACAGATTTGGTTCTCATATACCACCATACGTTCATATCCTTTTATCTAACCTTTACCTGTTAGTCCCACCTTTTCTCAACCCAATCGTCTATGGAGTGAAGACCAAACAAATCCGTGACCATGTGCTAACAATATTTGTATGCTCCAAACGTTTTAATCATTAG